From Podospora bellae-mahoneyi strain CBS 112042 chromosome 5, whole genome shotgun sequence:
ATGACTCGAGACAACTACGAGGCCAACTTTAAGGAAGAAGTGGCGCTACACAACCTGTACAAACATCACTATTTTGACGAACAGTGGCTGCTGTACTCGAAAGAGACATCAAAAGACCGCAAAGACGAAGATTGGTTCATTCATTCACCAACCGTGCTGGAGGCAACCGACCCGCAGTACCTTTGCGACATGTGCCGACACGTCAACTTCACCGTCCTATTTACGCATCGCAATCTGAAGCCTCAGGGGAACAAGGATCCATCCACTGCTTGCATCGAGTTGTATGGACTGTCGAGAGTTCTCAACGAGAAATCTACGTGTTCATTTTGCAACCTGGTGCGAGAAGCCATTGAGCAACAATGCACTGCTGAAGAACTCGCAAAGGCGAGGCAGACAAAGGCGGGCAAGATATCAATCGACATTCTTGATGATGGGCCAGATTGCGCCCTGCGGTTGGAGGTTGGCTTCAGCCACTTGGCGAAGAAAGTAATTATGCAGAGGATGACATCCGAGGATGAGCCCTTTGCACTTCAAGGGCTTCCAGTACGCAAGGACGCCGCAAATATCCCACGGCTGTGCAACTGGATCCGCACTTGCGAAGGCAGCCATCCCAAGCTCCACAGGTCCATTCACGCATTCTCGCCCGAAATGGAGACGCTGCGAGTCATCGACGTTGATGAAGGCTGTCTCGTAACAGTGCCCACGCCGTGTCGCTATGCTTGCCTTTCCTATGTCTGGGGGAAGAATGCAACAAGTCTCGTCCATTTGACACTGGAAACAAAGGCAACCCTCGAAAGCCCAGGAATCTTCAGCAACGGATCAATCGTCATCAGCCAGACCTATCTGGACGCCATCAAGGTTACCAGGGATATTGGACTGCGTTACCTGTGGATTGACGCTCTCTGCATTGTGCAAGACGACGATGCTGAAAAGGCAATTATTGTCTCGCAAATGGCTGCTGTGTATGGCAACGCCGTCATCAACATCGTTGCCTCCACCAACTTCAGCCCTGATGGCGGACTTCCGGGGGTGGGTAGCACGCCACGGGCACGATCCCAGGTAGTTAAACAAATCCAAGGGCTGTCTGTTGGCGCTGTGTTTCATGACGCCCGTCAGCCATACCACGAGATTGAAGACGCCATCTGGAATTCTCGTGCTTGGACATTCCAGGAGCGTCACCTGTCCCAACGCACCGTGTACTTTACGGCTTCTCAGCTCTATTTTACCTGCCCCCATGGGACTGCGTGCGAAGACACAGTTCGCAATTCGACACGGGACCTCAAGCCAACGGTGCCTGTAGATCGGCCAAAGTTTGAAGAAGCCATATATCCCCTAATGTTCTACATTTGGTCCGACCCGACCCAGACAGAATTCCCCAACAAGCGCTTCAAGTTAGCTGGTACGGGCACAGAATCTGACACCCTGGTATCTACTCGGGAAGAACTGCCTACTCCAACCTATAGAGCAATGCCCGTGGCAGCTTACCGGAGCGGCACTCTTCCCATGGAAGGGGAGACGCTCTGGAAGACATATCGGGAGGCTGTCAACATGTACACCAAGCGCAAAATGACGTGGCAGAGCGATGCCATCAACGCATTCCAGGGCGTCACTGATCTCATTTCTCAGGGGGTGAACACCACCTTCTGGTACGGCATACCCGAGTTTGCCTTTGATCAGGCTCTCTTGTGGTACCCCCAGGAGCCTCTCACCCGCCGGACCTATTTGGGAGCCGCCCCGTCCTGGAGCTGggctggatgggaagggcACACAAAGTATCGCGGCCGGGGCTGGCACAATGCCATTGCTGTGGCACCCTTCAACGTCGTCCACTGGCTTACACATCCGTCTAGTATCGGCACTGTTGTACGGTATCTTGTCGCCCGCGGAGATAGCCCAGAGCGTGTGGCAAAAATTGTTCAGGCAGCCAAAGAGCAGCCTAAATCCTTGAATTCCTGGGTTCATGCCTTCTTGTATCAGCTGGAGGACCTTGACGACGGTTGGAAGGACGAAAAGGACACCTCGCGCAACGAGCTCTACTTCTCCCATCCCGCCTACCCGGGCCTCCGCTTTACATACCCCATCAACTTGCCGGGAAAACCGTTGCTACCACGACATTTACCGGACGGGACACTTCCCTTCACCGCTCGCTCAGTCGAAGCGCGCTTCACCGACATGTCCACAACCGCTCACAAGTCGATACCTGTCGAAGACGAGTTTCTGCAGATTGGCCTCAACGATGCGGGCAAATATGGGTCAGGCTCTCGCCGACCGTGGGAGTTTGCTGTCTACCATCAAGGATACCGCGCCGGGTTCTTGTCTCTCAACGTCCCCCTTTCGTCCATCGACCGTGCGTCGGCTTCGTACAGGCTGGTGGCCATGTCGAGAGACATGGTGCCACAAATCGCCCCGCCGCCGTGTGGATGGGACCTTTACTGGAACCTGAACCCACGGCGAATGCAGGACAGTGTCTTCTTCGATGAGGAATGGGGACGGCCTGAAGAAAGGAGAAAGTGGACGGTGTTTACTGACTCGGagccggggagggggccaGGCAGGGAGAATGGGGATCCGCGCTGGGACCTCGGGCGCTATGAAACACCGGCTATAAATGATGTGTACAatgtcttgttgttggagaacAAGACTGGCGAGAatggggagtggtgggaggagaggattggggttgggaagaTTCATGTCGGGGCATTCTGGATAGCAAGGCCCGTCATTGAGAAGTTTGCTCTGAGGTAGGGGGTATGCCATCATGCTTGTCTCGCCAGTGACATGGGTCGAGTGCCGCCGCATGGTGGAACCTGCCGAACATTGTTTCGGGATTCCCCGCTCGAGCACATGGAGAGTGAGGGGTCGAGATAAGGTTGGAGATATCTCCCAGAAACATGATAAAAAATGAACATATAATTTTCAACATTCCGAACTCAAACTCAGCCATCGATTTCATTGTGGCCACACTCTCAAAACACAAATCAAGATGTCACCCCCAGAATACCTccacctcgcctcccccctcggTCCCATTTCCAGGCCCCTGTTACCTCACCCGCCCCGCgacgccctcccctccgaaatccccatcatcaacctcacccccttgTTTTCCGAcgacctcccctcccgtcAGCACCTCGCCTCCCAAATCCGTCAAGCAGCCACCACGTCAGGGTTCATGTACATCTCCCACCACTgcatccccctctccctcttccaaacCGCCCGAAACGCCTCTCTAGATTGGTTCCGCTCCCCTCTTGATGCCAAACTCCCCGCCAACACGAACAACTCCCTCAAAAACAAGGGCGTGGTCGGCTACCGGCCCCGTCAGACACAGCACATCAACCCCTGGGAGAGCGTCGACGTTCGAGAGTCGTTCTCATGGCGGTACGATCCCGCCTATGACCCGTTGCATTCCCCGTCGGACTTGGAGAACATCCCGGATGAGGTAAAAAGGTATATCGACCACGATAACGATGGGTTTCCCTGGTCGAGAACACCAAAAGAGTTTTCGGGGCCGGTGACTGAGTTGTATCAGGCTGTTTTGAAGCTTGGGAGGgagctggtgagggtgatggctttggcgcttgggttggaggaggacgggttGGACGGGAGGTTTGAGTTTCCTGATGTTGGGGTGGCCGTGAATTATTATCCGCCTATTGCTgcaacaaaagaagagggTAAGGAGAAGGTTAGTATTGGGAGTCATACCGACTTTCAGCTTTTTACGCTATTGTATCAGGATAGTGTGGGGGGGTTGCAGGTGTTGGATAGGGAGGGGCAGTGGTTGAATGCGaggccggtggaggggacGTTGGTGGTTAATTTTGGGGATTACATGCAGCGGATTACGAACGGGAAGTGGGTGAGTACGGTTCATCGGGTGGTGAATAcctcggggagggagaggttgagcaTCGCGTTCTTCTGGGGGTTTGGGCTGCATGAGAGGTGTGGGGTTTTGGATAgtgtgttggaggagggggaggaaaagaagtatgatgaggttgggtgTTGGGAGTGGGTGCAAAGAAGGAttgagatgatgagggaggtgaagaaggggttggggaatACTACCCCTGAGAAACCCCTGTCAATGCACTCCCAATAAAGACTACCTCGACAGCGGCAAATCTGGGCATTTCATGTCAGTCATTCACCCTGGGGATTCCCGACACAGGGTCAACATACGTAGTGGTAGCCGCAAAAAACTCTATCCTCTTCGCATCGCTAAACACCGCAATCACCAGCGCAAACAGCGCCATCAACCCTGCCGTCACCCCTGTTCTCGCATCTGTGCTGTCCAGCCGGTTCAGCACCAGGATTGCCAATACCGGCAAGGTAGACGCAAGAACAGTTGTGATGAGACTGCTTGCTTTACTAATTCGAGAAGGACTGTACAAACTGTGGCCTGTGTCTGTGTCGACAGCCTGGCCGGTGTTGACGcgatggccgaggaggtggcgaTAAGTTCTAAGAATCTTCTCAGTGATGAAAGTGGTACAAGGGTCGGTTTCCTTGACCGGTGCGCTCAGGCAGAGGATATGacgaggggttggggtctgCCCAGGTGAAGGCTTCGTTGGACTGGAGGAAGGGATTGCCGCCTCTGAAGTCGCGTAGCCAGTCTTCGAGAGCAGAGAGTTGGGAaggttgaggggagggaacGGTGTTGATTTGGTGGACTATCACGCGTCAATGGTGATCTGAAGGGTTTGCGACAGCGACCCACCTTGGAGTATGAATTCTTCTGGCGTTCAAGATTCGCATCCTGCCGAGGCAATGGGAAAGATAAACTCTTCGTACTGTACCCTTTCAGCTTCTCTCTCAACTCCACCATCTTGTGATACTGCAtagtcttcttctcccgtcAAAGCTTCATATTCTCAGAAAGTCGCAACGTCGGATCATCCTGGTGGTCAAGCAAACACTGATCCCGATACTCTTGCCCtagctcaacaacctcggccTGCAGCGATATAGCGCCAAGACATTCGCTTGATCAAACCTTCTTCAGAATAGCAGCCTCATTCTCACTCCCTCTCATAAAGGCTGCTAACCTGGGATATCCAGGAGGGAGCGGAGGTTGAAAGTCGTGCACGGTGTGTTTGTTTTGAAGAACAAAGAAACCTGCCTCTGAGAAGAGATGGTGCAGGTGTAAATACGGGTTTGAGGGTTGTCTCAGCTGGTGTGGTGGGCTGAAGTGTTGGATTAGGGGCAAGGGGACCGCCTCGAGGGCCATATCAGAGGCCCCCCGCCCTTTGCGGACCACACAAGAGACCAGTTGGGTCCAGGAACCCATAGACGGAATCCTTCCCGCGCGCGCCCGTAATGCTTAACCTCGATGAACTGTGGTTGTGTAAGCCTTGCCGCTCATGCTAACGTTGattgggtggtgatgcatGGATGATAGGCATCCTGGTTACacttgaggttgatgatggcaaggtAAAACAAGATAAAGTCTTCTCATGTTCCACATGGTGTTTCGTTTTCGACTCCATTGCGGTGCCCGACTAAGCAATacatcacctccaccaacatGCCCCAAGAAGACCAATTCTGGCTCATCAGTCCCATCACTCTAGTCCTGTTGGTCTCCTCCGTCATCACCCCCATGACAATATTCGTCGCAATGGCCGCCTTACTTGCCGACTTTGCCCAAAAGGTAGAGCGAGCCGAATCCCACTTTCAGGCACAGCAGACCGAGTATTCCTGTTTTGCAGCGCATTCTACGAGAATGCGAGCACACTCTTGACGGACCCGTTGACGATCCAGACCATGTTTTGGAGGCCTTGGAAACCTGCCGACGCCAAGGGGCAAGTTATGACGAGCACTCTTTCAAGCTACAACGGAACTCTAGCAAGTTCAAGAGATTCCTAATGGGTCAGAATTTGCGAATCTATTACAAGCAGACCGAACTGGACAAGGCTCTGGCCGCATATAAGGGAAGTGTATTGCTTCTGAGAGACTAGTGCTCTGAGTAAGTGAACAGGAAGCCAAGTCACCAGGGAATAGCAGTGAAACTTTCCGATAAGCCACTTGACAGAATTAAGCTTCGACAGCAGCTGGTTGAAATGAGGTAAGTACAGGCAAGACTCTACCAAATGTATACATAGAAATTTGAGTTTCTAACACGCCACACAGCGCCGCCATGGCAAAACTATCAGCCCTAGCAATTCCAGACCTCGGGTAGAATGACTCCGATTCTGCATACTAAGCATCCCTAGACGATGATCCAGCCCCTCTAATGTCCGGCGCACTTACTACCAAGAACCCAAACAGTCTTGCACTCGTTCATCAGACCAACCACTTGAAACTGGTCGAACAAGTGTGGACAAGAGGCTTCGGCCAGCTCTCCCAAGAAAAATACAACATCGATGCTGCCATCCGAATCATAATCGGCCAGCCCCACGCCAAACATCCTGGCCAAGCATTCAAGTACTATCCCCCCAGAGCCAAATTAGACAGCGCATCCGACCTTGACTTGGTTTCCGTCTCCTATCTCCGCCAAGCCAATGCACTAGAGCACGTCACTCTTGTGCCCATTCCAGAAGACACCCAGATTGCCATCAGAGGTGTAGGTAACGGCTCACTGACCCCAACCCATAGGGTGTTACTCAAGTGGTACGGGCATGGAGAGAGAAAGATACACGAGGGTTGGTTTGACCTGGTCGATTTCCCAGACATTGATATTTTGTTGGGGACCGCATCGTTCAGAAGATCGCTGTTGTAAGAGTGGCGCGTGCTTGGCCGATTATCGGGAGGACGAAACCCAAGGCGATATCCGAGAGAGAGTATGctcaggaggaagagagttTGGCACGAGTGGGGGAGATCAAATTGCCGAGTTTGAGAGGAAACTGGCTGAAAGGAGGAGGCATCAACTAGCGCTAGGACGGGCAGATACAATTGTTTCTGATGAAATTAGAATCCATCAAAAAAGGCAAGATGTAGATTTAGAGATGGGGAATGGCAGTGTCGACCCTTAGACGCTGTCACGGCTCTTCATTACAGGTAgcgctccttcttcaacacacacaaacatAATACCCTTTTTTGCCCCTGGACCAGCTTTTCCCCTACCTAGTGTCTTTGCCCCCTCGAGATTTCAAGGCCGGCATCTTACCGATCCCCAAGCATCATTTTGCGTCCCAAAGTTATTAACCCCTGGGTATATCAGCGGGAAGTACGTCCCCGAGTCTCTCTCGCAGTTATCACCCCTAAACGCTCCCGTTAGCATCACGACAAGTTCAAACCAGCAGAACCAAGTGTACCCACCTAAACAACACACACCTCCCCATATCCGGCCCAGCAGACCTAACTCTTTTGTAAAGGTCAGTCCCCGCCAAACTGACACACTTCTCCGCGTGCCCAACCCTGATATTCTTGCAACTCCCACCCCATTGAACCTCAGGACAAAGATACAGCCACGTCGACGTAGTCAAAACAGGCGGCACAGCAGGAGTGTAAGAACTAGCCGGGTACTTCCCCGTCCCATAAACCTCAATCCTCCACCCCGCTCCACACGTTTCTCCCCCGTCACCCGCGCAAGGCATATCACACTGCCCAtcagccaccaacaaccccgacccAGGCTGGGAGTTGCCGCAAAAGCATTCGGTGCTGTATTCGACTCCCGCATAGAAATATCCCGCCGTGTCACAGGCAGAAATACACTTCTCCGTTGTCATACCACCGGTAATGCTACTGATCTGATGCGGCAGAACGCGAGGAGAGTCAGAATCAACAAAACACCCCACCCTCGGCTCAAAGATATCGTTCTGCGCTCCTGGGAAAAAGCCCATCTTGGGGTTATACGGCGGTGTGACGTCCCCCGGGGTGACAACATTGTCGCCCGTCCGCTGATGCCAGGCGATCATCTGTTTTGGACCTTTGACGCAAGCAGAGGGGTTATTCGCACAATACACCGGGGGCTGGGCAACGCCCAACCGACGAACTGACGTGCTCCATGGAACGTGGCAGCGGAAGTTTTGCATGTACATGTTTGGCTCGCCGCATCCGTCGGGCACCCAGAGCCAGGCGCAGTAGCATTGGCCTGGGGCGcagggggggaggtcggcgggGATGGGGTAGTTGACTAGGCGTCTCCAGGGGGTGCTTCACATAAACTGATTAGATGACTGTGTTGCGAAAGGAGAACGGTGAACTTACTTGGGGGCAACAGAGATGACAACCAAATTCTCCATATTTACATTCGCCAAGTTGGAATTGTACGAAATCGCCAGCGCAGTGCCTGTGGCCCTGGTCTCGTTCTGGGTATGCAACGGACCACCAAACCCGTCAGGGTTGTTAACCAGACAGCCCTCTCCTGTGCTGGGGCCGGTCCAATTCACAGGGTGGTCCCGTCCGTCTGTCCAGTCTGTCGTGAGGTCACCACTGTAGGAGAGAGTGGTGAAGGCGCGGTTCTCGGCGATTTCACCAGTAAAGACACCTCCTGCAGGTAGAGCGAGGGACTGTCCGCTGGGGGGGCCCACGACGTTACAGCCTCGGTCCGCTTGCATCCACCACTGCTCCTTGGTGAGGTTATAGAGGGGGTTGAcgacgaggttggtgttttgatcGTCCACTGCTGGGTTGTTGCCGCCCTGAAATCTGGATGTCAGTCAAGTTGAGAGTCAGAAAGATACACGACAAATATCGATGGACGACTTACACGGCAATGCATACCCGGCGCAAAGAGCGCGTGGTGTGCTGTCGCCCCCGTGGCCAGGGCTGCGAGAAGCTTTGCGTGGCGCAACATGGTAGAGTGGTCAGATGGATAGTGAAATCAACTCAAAGAACGCATGGACATGGAGAGAAAGGGCTACGTGGACGATAGCTATAAGTACTGGCCAATGTCTATACTCCCGGTAAATGTCACGATGGTGGAACTTGCCAGACAATAGTTCCATGTCAGCCTGTTCATGTGTATGAGATGAAAGCTACCCCTGACTGAGATTGGCCGCATCTTTTCTCTCCGTGTCAGCATGCTCGGTATGTGCCCCAAAGCTGTTCGTATAGTAATCTTAGTATCGGTTGATTACTCACGCTGTTTTTGAATGTCTCGTAGCCATCTGCTTCTCCGAGGTACCTACTGAGGGTTCTCATCTTGGCAGCTTGCACGCGGAGGTGAGCCTCATCTTAAATACGGATCCTACTAAAATCTCACCACAGCTGTCAGCAACATCAATGCTTTTTTCACGAGGGTCATGGCATTCCTGGAAGATCTTGAAGTTGTACAGTACCATTGTGGCTGTTGATATTGATGACGGCGGGCTGAGATCCAATCCAGCTTCGTGTGATGCCCTCAACAGATTGTATGTTTCTCAAACAAGACTGGCAGCCTCCAACGCCCCATTGACccttcccaacaaccaacccttttcttcaaccccaacgctGATCCGCACCAAACACTCCTCTACTCCAAACTCAGCTGCTCTATCCAACTCGTTGTAGTGCGCCAGTAGTGTATACGCACAACAAAGCGTAAAGTTTGTCCCCAGGCTTGGCCCCTTGGCAACATTCAGCCCGTTGTAAAACGCCACagcctcctcttttttcttgaaTGTAACGCTTAGCAAAAACCCATATCCCGCACCAGGCCGCTTGTAAGCATCATACCGCCTCGTGTCTCCCAATGACGGATAATAAACCTTCTTGACTACCGGACTTTCTTGCACTAACTCAACCACAGCCAAAGCATTTTCACTGGCAACCTGAATTCTCTCCTCAAAGCTTTGACAGTTTTcggccatcaccaaaacatCTTCCCAATACCACACGTCCTTCTGACGCTGTTGTCGGTTGTGTAGACCTTCTCTGAGACTCGTATACAGCGTTGAATGGGGATTGAGGCCAAGCGAACCGCCCATGACATTACACTTTCCGCTGAACATCTTTGTCAAACTGGTGCAGACCACATCGCAATATCGCAAAATACGCAGGCAAGCGGCCGTTCCCACGGTGTCGTCCACGGCcagaacaaaagaaaacgatTTTCGCAAAAAGGCTAATCGTTCGAGGTGGGGCGATTGTAACAGAGGGTTGCCTGTGAACTCGGTAAAGACAGCGTGGAACTGTTCGCCGTTATGTAGTCGACGCTCGAATCGCTCTGTATCGGCGTAGGAATACCCGTAGACCGTGACTTGACAGTTGTGTACTCGCTCCAGCACTTTGATCGTATCGACGTAGAGAAATCTATCACATGTTAGACGACCACAACATCCTGGGTAGGTAGAAGGATTGCAACGGAACTTGCCCAAAAACAGCCACGTTGAGCTTTTTGCTATCTCCGCTCCCCGATGAAGTCCCTGGATCCGTTCTGGTTGCTATCAGCTCCGAAATAGCAGCCATTCCTCCTGGATACAACAGCACATCATCTTTCCTAAGAACCATGTCTCCATCGGATAGCAGACCTGCAATCTGGTCTGAGATGTCCTGCTTGGCCTGGTCAACAGAGTCCTCACCGCAGGTATCTCCATCTGAATGGAACCCGTGCTGTTGTATCCCATTGGCTAACCCGTGTCCTTCTCGACACGGCGCCCTATTCAGAAAGGATGCCCTGTCCAACCAAAATACCGCCCTCCGACTCGAGATGCCATATCCAGTGTGTTGCCAAAACCTCCGTGCTTTAGACACCTCAGCACCCTTGGgctccccaaccacaaccgccaACCACAAACAAGTCCCCGTCTCATCGTCATCTGAATCAACCGTTCCACCATCCCACCTGACTCCCCACACTCTACCACCCGCGAGAAGCTCCTCACCCATATACCTCCTGAACATCTCAGCCCACGTCCTGGACGCAAACATCATAAGCgctccatcatcccccacaCCCAAGTGTCGCGCCAGTCTTCGCCCCAACTGATCAACCACCCTCGGGGTGAAGAAACGCGGGTAACCGGTTTTCATGGCTTGCAAGACCGAGGGGTCTTTCGTAACCCATCCGAGACTGTCGTTCCAGGTTGGGAGGTGGACAGAGATGGCCTAATGAGAAGAACGAAAACACGTTCCTGCCGCGTCAGCTTCCAAGAAAGGGCTAGGGTCCCAACGAAGAGATGATGTATAGTAGGTAACTCACGTGCGGGTCATTAGGAGGTAGCGGATCACCCAACTGCAGGTCTGCTGGGTCGACGGGGAGGGCAAAAGACTGCATCCTGGATCTGTCATTGTCCTTTTTCAACGGCGTGGATTTCCCAGAACTGCATGTAGATGGGGGAGTGTTCATTTTGAAGTGGTCAACGACCGCCGCAGCATCAGTGCCATGGTTCCGTGTTCGGAGCTGAGAAAGAAGCGCAGTACCAAACGATTGGGGACTGACCGAATCGCCAGAGTGGGGTCTTCAGTCGACGATACCAGGCGATGGATGCAGTTGTCCGCTTCCCGTGAGTTCCCGGGAAGGAACTGTGCTCCAAAGGGGGTGACATCATCTTGACCGGTGTCAGAGGCTAGCTGACCCGGGCAAATTTGCGCTGTTCATGGACCATTTGAGCACCTACCCGCCGCAAGTGGACAACCGACTCCGAAAAGCTGGGTTGGATTACATGAAGTTTATACGAGTTCTCtgttgggaaggaggacCAGAATATATTGGTGGGAAACCCCAAGGGAATTCGCATTGTTTGAGAGGCAGCGTGCTAATGTCACCCTTTGGCTTCAAAATGTCAAAGTTGCCCCAAAGAAGCTCGTGCCATGTCTCCCTATTGAGTGGTTCCCTCTTTGCCCTCCTAGGCTGTTTCCTTGTCGTTGAGCCGGGAGAACATTACACCGTTTGACGACAAGGCTGTAGATAACAATGTTAGTGACGACGCCACATCTGCAATATTGCGCCCGCGAGCTGCAGGTGTGTGGCCGGGAGAAGCTGATAGCATCCACAAAGTGCAGTCTTCAACACAAAGGCAACGCTTAATTTCTTCTCGTCCAGCCTTCCCCATGATTCTCTAGCTTGTGACCCCGCgttcaacccccccttcttctctcttgaCCATCTCAAGGTGCCAGGCATGTTGTATCCTTCTGAAGTCTTAAAGCCGGGAACATACCTAAATGATGATGCCATCACGCCCACTACCCACAGCAATATAAGCAGACCCCGAGAGGGGTCCATCCAGCCCCAAAGCACATAGATCACGATCAAACCCCATGCCCCTCTCACCAGTCGACAGTTCCCTCACCCGTCTCGCAACACTGGAGAGAGCGGCACGCTCACAGCAGCAATCCCGGACGGCAGCCGAAATGCCCGACGAAATCACCGCCCTCGAGGTTGTCTATAGATAcagcatcctctcctcccgcatCAGAGTTCTCCGTCACAAGATCATACACAAGGTTGAGTCAGCCCAATCTCTCATCGACGTGGCCATGCCGGAGGAATTGAGGCGAGATCTAGATCGGTACAGTATATTCAACCTACCTTGCTTTGGCTTCCCGCTCTCCCTCCTGCCCAAGCCTGACAACTTCCTTATCCTTTTCAGCAACCGCACTGCGAGACTACGCCTTCTTTCGTCAGGAGGGTAAAGATCTCTTCCGGTCATTCCAGACCCAGTCTATCCTCGCCACCATGAAAGCCCTTGACAACCCTGCAGCCGCCACCCCCCAACCGGAACTCGCCGTGGATGATCCCCTGAGTATCATCACCAGAGAGCTGAGGCTGGCTTTGACGCAAAGCACTTCAGGGCTGTCAAAATACAAAAAGTCAAAGGATCAGAAAATGCTATGGCAGCGCTTCGTTATGGCTTTGGGTGGCGGACTGGCCCTCGTGGGCCCGATGCTCATCATGGTGCGCAATCCGAGTGAAGGCGTCGCCATCACGACATCGTGCTGTGTTTTGGGCATGGCAGTTATTTTGGCTTTGTTCATGAACGATTCCCATCCAAAAGATGTCGTCGCATGCACGGCGGCTTATGCGGCAGTGCTAGTTGtgtttgttggtgctggtggcggtTCCCAGACTGGGGAAGGTCAAAGTGACGGTGCTTCCACTTCATGAAGTTGTTTACAAGCCTGGAGTTACTAGACATTGCATGATAATGTTGAATTGACTAACTCTATATAGCCAACCGACCAAATCTTCTTGCTCATGACAAAATAAAGGATGCCTCCAGCCTGTATCATTCCATAACCTCTAAAACAGCACACTCAAGCAGTGCATGGCGGTAATCGCTGATAATATCATAGTCTTCCCCCGCCTGTCAAAAACAAATAAAGGCATGCCTGTCTGTAACTTCGCTCTTTTCATCGCGTGTCCCTTCAAAGCTTCTCCGGGATGTGGTCCTCCACAGCCGCCAGCGCTGCCAGGTTGTTCTCCCCCATGCTCAAGACAC
This genomic window contains:
- a CDS encoding hypothetical protein (COG:E; EggNog:ENOG503P135), giving the protein MNTPPSTCSSGKSTPLKKDNDRSRMQSFALPVDPADLQLGDPLPPNDPHAISVHLPTWNDSLGWVTKDPSVLQAMKTGYPRFFTPRVVDQLGRRLARHLGVGDDGALMMFASRTWAEMFRRYMGEELLAGGRVWGVRWDGGTVDSDDDETGTCLWLAVVVGEPKGAEVSKARRFWQHTGYGISSRRAVFWLDRASFLNRAPCREGHGLANGIQQHGFHSDGDTCGEDSVDQAKQDISDQIAGLLSDGDMVLRKDDVLLYPGGMAAISELIATRTDPGTSSGSGDSKKLNVAVFGQVPLQSFYLPRMLWSSNM
- a CDS encoding hypothetical protein (COG:U; EggNog:ENOG50KOG4157; CAZy:AA14), encoding MLRHAKLLAALATGATAHHALFAPGMHCRGGNNPAVDDQNTNLVVNPLYNLTKEQWWMQADRGCNVVGPPSGQSLALPAGGVFTGEIAENRAFTTLSYSGDLTTDWTDGRDHPVNWTGPSTGEGCLVNNPDGFGGPLHTQNETRATGTALAISYNSNLANVNMENLVVISVAPNTPWRRLVNYPIPADLPPCAPGQCYCAWLWVPDGCGEPNMYMQNFRCHVPWSTSVRRLGVAQPPVYCANNPSACVKGPKQMIAWHQRTGDNVVTPGDVTPPYNPKMGFFPGAQNDIFEPRVGCFVDSDSPRVLPHQISSITGGMTTEKCISACDTAGYFYAGVEYSTECFCGNSQPGSGLLVADGQCDMPCAGDGGETCGAGWRIEVYGTGKYPASSYTPAVPPVLTTSTWLYLCPEVQWGGSCKNIRVGHAEKCVSLAGTDLYKRVRSAGPDMGRCVLFRWVHLVLLV